A window of Brienomyrus brachyistius isolate T26 unplaced genomic scaffold, BBRACH_0.4 scaffold36, whole genome shotgun sequence genomic DNA:
attcatttgaatactctggtttccttattgccaaagtagctgttctgttacctggaggaaatggatgtgatcctctgtgtgtgaaacctgctccagctcagagtgtctcctcttcagttcatcgatctcctgcttcagtctctccatgtctccttcagcctgactcactgcagccttctcctgatctctgatcagctttgtcacctcagagcatcttctctcaatggagctgattatctcagtgaagatcctctcgctgtcctccactgctgactgtgctgagctctgttggtgacacagggagcagaggacagtaaattacaattggccccttttgagactccagagagcctcattgtacaatagagatgtgagctgacaggaggtataaaaacagcacaggactgaggtttggagcgtcaccatgctggacgcctcaggtactgaaacccagccagcaatgattggaaatgatccctcattaagctcatacactgtcagctgcagggatttggcagagactggtggctgtatggggcaggttggttgtcaccattaggtctcagtttaataggtgacttttttagtgtttatttgcattacactgggttgtgaaaagttgcatttttctcaaataggcatttatggtatttttttaaataaataagctactactgctgcaactcttggttaaactctgtaatccagcaactttatcccactgacccagaataacccacagcagcattaatttgattaatccgcgcaagtctgtaaatctgcaatctgttgaATCTGAGAGAAGATTCATtatgatcacaagccagctgttatcttctcctcaggttcatactcactgtgacTGAGCCCACAgtctctctcagctcctgcagctccttctctctcatctgaattctctgctgaaattccctctgtgtttcacccatttgtttctacagataagaaaaaagatgacaaaacaagtttgtttcattagctgagatcacattcatttatcatcctgtccaaggtggaccccagccttgggccctatgctgcctgggaaaggctccaggcactccccctgaccctgacctggattaccagttaggagatggatggatggatgttccgaaatgatttattgactgtaggtaggatacaatggacatagaccctttggtcctgtttccacctggtattaacatgcgtcctgggtgatccaatcacaagtggacagcgctaattacccaggacgcattgaagatacattgagatccgatcactcaacccacattgggaggtggtctgggctgcatatggccacattcttatagcaatgtgaaggcgaatgtgtcctgggctgcactgcaggaccggctactcaactgacgtcctattagattgatgtcagatcgcatgtcagttgataatgggccactgtgtataaactgcactgtgaacaacaataatgcatcttttctcctgcGACACTGAAACCTCTGAATCCGCTGGgaagttggtttaatattggactgttgtgacccattcatatggaaactgtgtcaaagtctgcatcactgatgttccacgcaaattcagaaaggaaaatgtgtaaaatgggattcattaaagattcttcagaatttgaacatatcatatatttaatgtgcatgttggggcgcagcctggtgcaggcagggaaacaaggtgaggatccacttaaaagctccaagacaaagggaattaaggagactgaaccaaactggaaagacacacaataaaggaataataaggggtcaaaactcaccagggaaaaagtagctaagaaaatgacacgtagactaacagagggaatggggcagctagtgatgttaagcttgacaataaaaaagcgattcactacattctgaagcacagcttcagtttccttcgttccaccctgaacacgtgaccatggtcatctgaagcttcattctgcactcaaccatgtgactgctttggaaactgaaaatgtggcacaatcctcattaccggtttcaaacctgttgtacagcacatatttcggcgtacacacacactgcagcgtaagttttaatcatcataataatttaataataattcattttcaataattaatttaataataataattgtatgaatgataataataattgtatgaATACATAATATCAGATTTGGATCAGGGTATtacccagtaatctgtataattttcccAGTATAGAGACCAAGAAACAAATGATTGATGAAGCTTTGGTAAATATGCACAACCCTTCACCATAGTGGATAACGCAGGATTTAGGGAGGTTGTGGGGATCCTGGATCCAACCTACATTCTCCCATCCAGGCAAACATGAAAGGGTTtggtgacagaaacatttaagatagaaaaagagaaagcaaaggaagaggtgagaaatgccaaagcagtaagactaacatctgacatgtggacattcatacatatggaagcttatttagcagtcaaatgccattttataaatgataagactgagctgtcgaccttattattgggagcaggaaaattcccaaagtctcattctgcagaaaacatggctgcagtcgaggcagcctgatggaggagtggggaatacagaataaagtccgatggctcacactgacgctgcacaaaatgtgattgtctgtgtcagacacacaacctGCATTGCAGGTTTCTGTAGCCAATCTAATGCTCAGGGTGCTGTAGCGAATTAACAAAGACAGATgtgagacaattaaccaataacaacagtgcagggaaaacaggcaacaagtgcagtaacttatattaatgaacacaagactagggaaactcccacaaacactgaaagtaagaaacacacacaaggaattcaatacttagaaagtacagaaacacgtggaacataataaaacaaggcacaagcttcacaagcagaacagagaactaacaaacactgggaagaatagaaaagcaataattaaatgaaagaggtgtggttggttcctgacctgcttcaaacccataaccagctggtcccagcctctatgtcacacactcatcccaatgagccaaatgcagccattggggaaaaggaagaacacactagggccaaagacgatgagaggacaaaggggatggatagcgatggctgctggccacacggggaagagacacaaggacaggcactgagacgaagcttcattatttatgtcaaagctgctccacgcgttattaatattagtgaaatgtgccggtaaaaatgacatgaaggtaaaattaaagcatgtaggtaagaatgtgtgttcagtagccaagcaaatgaatgtgtgaatagaaacatataataacagtgtaattgtttatatcgttttatattgggctgtccgggggcttgaattcctggttagatattcagtcccactccagccctgactacttttacttcatttgttccaagtcagacataattcagcatatcagacaaaacaatgaacctctttgttaatattttcataaattttgagcttcactggttgtcattgaaagccaaaatattatccTATAACCAACACAATGCATTAAAGGCTGAGCCCTTTAaccttgaatagaaaagtattaatctacgtacatcttagtaccgaaagaccttttataacatgtacatttgtactgtgttgatgtaggtaaggtaaggtaaggtaaggtaaggtaaggtacggaggtgaggagcacacactgagtacagtgccttaccgcacccaccacacgacgaaccaggtgggtgacacctcagcaccacaccagtcccaatggaacagtgtgagttttatccggtggctgcagtgccaatcctgcaaaaCACCTCCTGATGGAGTATAGAAATGCATGGCGATAATGTgaaaagttaaactttattgtgaaaataatattttataataatgattGTCTAATGAATATctatggaagcccgtttccgccacaaaaagaaaaaaaaaagtcataataacgagaaactttctcattattacgacttagtatctcataataacgagaaactaagtcataataatgagaaagtatctcataataacgagaaattaagtcgtaaaaatgagaaagtttctcgttattatgagatactaagtcgtaataatgagaaagtttctcgttattatgagatactaagtcgtacaaatgagaaagtttctcgttattatgagatactaagtcgtaataatgagaaagtttctcgttattatgatttattttttttctttttgtggcggaaacgggcttccataaatatcgcaacattattacgaaacaataaattgtaaaatttaaaaattatacatagaagacaagtgttattatgaaatataattttatgaaatttatgaacatttatgaaattatttaaaaataaaaggatacattattgaaatatttatcattttatttatattttttgatatacttattattttattttgagtgtcATGGCGTCCCGTACAAACATCTTCGGCGGGCACGGCCTTACTGTACTGTGGCTCTAGTGAGTTCTTCTGTACTatgaagggttactggcttctcggagtaacttgtcggatgtaaggtaccacagtttaaatggacttcatattcgtttacttacattttgcccagactaccttaaatccgacaagctagtaaccccgctagtaagaccggacaagtaggtcatgacaactttaccgaaccagacttgatctgagtgtttcgtagcaattacacgaacaagtgttaagacaaaatccatttatttaaaattaacttttagataataacaataattgatactttcactgatccctttggggaaattcttttagatagaaaggggaaattcttttaaattagcctgacctgtatctccgcccttcctgtagcagctgagactgtatcatggcctctgtgttcatccatcgtacagagataacagatacactgctggtgggtacggcagtagacctccagcggtttgtcatggtgggaacagaccttgtccttcagatggccgatggcatcaatgagcttgtgctgttttgcatggtggagtttattgtgaagctgcaggtcagtttcacagtaggaggccagacacaccaggcaggacttgacagctttgtgttttctcccagtacagacgtcacactccacatctccaggtccagcatactggtcagcaggagcagctgcttgtagtccagtcttcttcagtttctccaccacttcagccagcatggtgtttctgttcagaacaggtctgggtatgaaggtctgtctgcactgggggcagctgtaaactccaacatgatcttcctgatcccagcagctcttaatgcagctcatacagtaactatGTCCACAGGGAATAGTTACTGGATCCTTTAGTAGATCTAGACAGATTGCACAACTTAACTCATTTACATCCACTGCAACTCTgacttctgccattttaccacgaacactgataggattcagtctcgttttctctcacagtcgtctgtgtgtgacagtgggaggaacttcctgcttctcagactgcagcaggtgtggttttggactgagaccagactgagaagagcagactgggcaaacagtggagctgcagtttatgaacaaaatagtacattgtacaaactgtacccaaagcgaacatttatttatcttttatgagaataacagttactgacattgtttttctgtaaacaaactataatcctactctttgattttgtgcagtagatagaaattaggtataaaggtataagagagcagatctactgagaatgaatttctgtgtcggtttagaatcacgtttgggatcatgtggtttcaggtgaaacatgcagggatgtgcagttatagacagactgtgtcaggattagacagaacaagctttgacaagtgctgtcaatgcacagatttgttttttttacattattctatatacaatattcatgaaaatatatggggcggcatggtggtgcagtggttagcactgttgcctcacacctctgggacccgggttcgagtctccgcctgggtcacatgtgtgcggagtttgcatgttctccccatgtcatcgtggggtttcctccgggtactccggtttccccccacagtccaaaaacatgctgaggctaattggagttgctaaattgcccgtaggtgtgcatgtgtgagtgaatggtgcgtgagtgtgccctgtgatgggttggccccccatcctgggttgttccctgcctcgtgcccattgcttccgggataggctccggaccccccgcgacccaataggataagcggtttggaaaatggatggatggatggatgaaaatatatgtcatctcttccttttctttctgtgtgtttgtgcagggagtgtatttatgttaggaaggacagtcaagttcagagtgatcattttaatcatccaaaataattccatactctaataatgaaaattgaacactactcttatatttaagccaaaagttattggaccagcttcagccatccccaggaacagaaagatcatatatcaaaaaagtatccaacaaattccaataactgcagtacagggttatgggacacacacatcacaggaagcacagggcacaaggcagagacaccctggatgggatgccagtccatcacagggcaaacactcactcacatgctgaggacaatcaagagacactaattcaccaaactgcatgatcttggacagcaggaagaaacctgaggaaacccacaggaacacggggagaacatgcaagctgtacatgcagaaccaggagtgggaaccacacccacaagcctggaggtgtgaagtgagagcagctggtctgaagtcctgaagggagctggagcgccatttctttggaacagtgtggagccgtcctgcattactgcttatcctgtacaggggggtggggagcctggagcctgtcccaggtggcacagggcgggggacacaatggacaggatactagtttatagcagagcacaaactcacacatacagactcacactaagggcagcttagagattccaatcggctgatcgcagtttcatgttctccaaagtaggaggagaaagcccacattggaagaacatgcagacttcacacatacagcaggagggacaggaaacaagacagaggttacaccccgagaccccacacccccccacaatcacacatactgttaggatttatgtaaaagttacattttaatgctacaaaatgatgactgactatgaacttcatattccagaactgtgttggaatctatgctgactgtaagaatgttaccttacaggatttacctgtttctgcgccctgtacctacagtaaggagctgggatctctgctccttcaaagcagacatactcactcacatatgattacagttctagtacatagcagatactgttgctgaaagtggtgaacaagtgaggcaaatataacaatgcaaacatgccgctgtcaaggtgctgcctgggcactagtgcagctaggctggtatttctgggctccacagacatcactggtggttggtgtcgtggtcaccggggtgaaagactcgtgcagcaggtgtttctcagacaacaaacagggacttactgggatcaggatgggaggctatggaaccggcaacacgtaaggcacaacatcagtgatcgaactggggaacacaggaccaggaagcacttaaatggaggactaatga
This region includes:
- the LOC125721944 gene encoding E3 ubiquitin/ISG15 ligase TRIM25-like gives rise to the protein MSCIKSCWDQEDHVGVYSCPQCRQTFIPRPVLNRNTMLAEVVEKLKKTGLQAAAPADQYAGPGDVECDVCTGRKHKAVKSCLVCLASYCETDLQLHNKLHHAKQHKLIDAIGHLKDKVCSHHDKPLEVYCRTHQQCICYLCTMDEHRGHDTVSAATGRAEIQKQMGETQREFQQRIQMREKELQELRETVGSVTSSAQSAVEDSERIFTEIISSIERRCSEVTKLIRDQEKAAVSQAEGDMERLKQEIDELKRRHSELEQVSHTEDHIHFLQRRQALPVTPEAGFGPRISVSPRSDFGNLRKAVSELKDQLENFCRMKMAEIHHAVTKDTVLPVLVPRTRAEFLHSSVGRILSRAWAGPGNTVLMPHFHQHGAGAGLVVT